One region of Xyrauchen texanus isolate HMW12.3.18 chromosome 11, RBS_HiC_50CHRs, whole genome shotgun sequence genomic DNA includes:
- the LOC127651848 gene encoding piggyBac transposable element-derived protein 4-like: MKFKGRLSFRQFIPTKRHRFGVKFFVLCDVLTGYVQNIIIYTGSTTDIQHYEGLGISGSVVMTLLAPYLKKGHILFVDNWYSSPTLFQHLLSLDTGACGTVRANRKGMPTFTSKMTKDQVECRENGTQLAVKWHDKRDVHLLTTVHPSTMSATGKVDHITKERKMKPLCVQEYNKKMGAVDKADMMKGFFDCTRKTTKWYKKVFFYLLDTAVLNSHIVHHQLTGKVITSLQFRMNLMRGLLEEHSTPRCPSKAGHPALDTPLRLTARHFPSEVPQTASQGSRTRRHCKVCLSSTRRTKQRRLTKFMCVPCNTPLCVAPCFEEYHTLKHY, from the exons ATGAAATTCAAGGGTAGGCTGTCATTTCGCCAGTTCATACCAACTAAACGCCACAGATTTGGGGTCAAATTTTTTGTGTTATGTGATGTGCTTACCGGTTACGTGCAGaacattataatatatacagGATCCACCACCGACATCCAGCACTATGAAGGCCTTGGAATCTCTGGGTCAGTTGTTATGACATTACTGGCCCCATACTTGAAAAAGGGTCACATCCTGTTCGTGGACAACTGGTACAGTAGTCCCACACTGTTCCAGCACCTCCTGTCTCTGGACACAGGAGCTTGTGGGACAGTACGAGCCAACAGGAAGGGAATGCCAACATTCACCAGCAAAATGACAAAGGACCAGGTTGAATGTAGAGAAAATGGAACACAACTGGCAGTGAAATGGCATGACAAGAGGGATGTTCATCTTCTTACCAcggtccatccatccaccatgtCAGCCACTGGAAAGGTTGATCACATCACCAAAGAAAGGAAGATGAAGCCTCTCTGTGTGCAGGAATACAACAAAAAGATGGGAGCAGTGGACAAGGCTGACATGATGAAAGGCTTTTTTGATTGTACCAGAAAAACCACCAAATGGTACAAGAAAGTCTTCTTTTACCTCCTTGACACAGCCGTACTGAACAGCCACATTGTCCACCACCAACTTACGG GAAAAGTCATCACATCCCTGCAATTCAGGATGAACCTGATGAGAGGACTGCTGGAAGAGCACAGTACACCTCGGTGTCCATCCAAAGCAGGCCACCCTGCATTGGACACTCCACTGCGTCTGACAGCAAGGCATTTCCCCTCCGAAGTCCCTCAGACAGCTTCCCAGGGCAGCAGGACCAGGCGGCACTGCAAGGTCTGCCTATCCAGCACTCGCAGGACAAAGCAGAGGCGCCTCACCAAATTTATGTGTGTGCCATGCAACACTCCCTTGTGTGTTGCCCCATGTTTTGAGGAGTACCACACACTGAAGCATTACTGA